One genomic segment of Streptomyces niveus includes these proteins:
- a CDS encoding carbohydrate ABC transporter permease has protein sequence MSRTDVSEARPAAPAPRPARTRPPRTFEQANRRLKWTMLAPALLFVGAMIIFPLVFTLNLSFTDAFGAVNAGKKNVGLSNFTDALGDTRRFWPAARRTVIFTIGAVALETVLGLALAMLMRKAFRGMRWVRTVLIIPLLTTPVAIGILWLLILDPTNGIANHLLSSAGLPRQEFLGSVSQSLPTLMLIDVWQWTPMMTLLLLAGLTTLPQEPEEAALVDGANAWQRFRHVILPMLGPTLATALVLRAVDALKTFDILYATKGAGGGSDFEAETLNVYAYGLTFDYQEYGLAAAVLVLFTLFIIGVVVLLRRRAGKDAA, from the coding sequence ATGTCCCGGACCGACGTCTCCGAGGCCCGGCCGGCCGCCCCGGCCCCCCGGCCGGCGCGCACGCGCCCGCCCCGCACCTTCGAACAGGCCAACCGGCGCCTGAAATGGACGATGCTCGCGCCCGCGCTGCTCTTCGTCGGCGCCATGATCATCTTTCCGCTGGTCTTCACCCTCAACCTCAGCTTCACCGACGCCTTCGGGGCGGTGAACGCGGGCAAGAAGAACGTGGGCCTGAGCAACTTCACCGACGCGCTCGGGGACACCCGCCGCTTCTGGCCCGCCGCACGCCGCACCGTGATCTTCACCATCGGCGCGGTAGCCCTGGAGACGGTGCTGGGACTCGCCCTCGCGATGCTCATGCGCAAGGCCTTCCGGGGCATGCGCTGGGTGCGCACCGTCCTGATCATCCCCCTGCTCACCACACCGGTCGCGATCGGCATCCTCTGGCTGCTGATCCTCGACCCGACCAACGGCATCGCCAACCACCTGCTGTCCTCCGCCGGCCTGCCCCGTCAGGAATTCCTCGGCTCGGTCAGCCAGTCACTGCCCACCCTCATGCTCATCGACGTGTGGCAGTGGACACCGATGATGACCCTGCTCCTCCTCGCAGGACTCACCACCCTGCCCCAGGAACCCGAGGAAGCGGCCCTCGTCGACGGGGCGAACGCCTGGCAGCGCTTCCGCCACGTGATCCTGCCGATGCTCGGCCCGACGCTCGCCACCGCCCTCGTCCTGCGGGCCGTCGACGCACTGAAAACCTTCGACATCCTGTACGCCACCAAAGGCGCCGGAGGCGGCTCAGACTTCGAGGCCGAGACCCTCAACGTCTACGCCTACGGACTGACCTTCGACTACCAGGAATACGGACTCGCCGCCGCCGTCCTCGTCCTGTTCACGCTGTTCATCATCGGCGTCGTGGTGCTGCTCCGCCGCCGTGCCGGAAAGGATGCCGCATGA
- a CDS encoding ABC transporter substrate-binding protein — protein MSTSRQSLSRRSFGRLAAGVAGAAGLGALGACASPRGKPSASTPLRIMAINHVWAQAIRRSTEEFEDRIGRRVSITMLTGDQLASSYNVKLNASGTDVDVMMVRALQEQLVFAHNGWLADLTDRVEQDRDFAWGDFQPAPRNASVTAGKVLSVPVVTERPTLYYRKDLVEDLGGPPRTLEALMDASLELTDRGKNFFGYVGRGQRNGAVSQWSSFLYSHGGDFLVDGRSAIATPQALAAYMFYGKLLAKAGPPGATNMNLEQAMPIFAQGKAAFYIDADAIYSSFLDPKISTVREKVGFAPFPAGPAGARPHNIPSWSLGISTFSRLRDESWEFIRWASSPRMVAAIQADGIPGARASAWNDPKTLAAFPPELAETMRLNAERGIGYDRPRVLQVSRARDIIGRPLVAGILGEPVEPVVRDANAEFADFLVRDNRHREN, from the coding sequence ATGTCCACGAGCCGCCAGTCCCTCAGCCGCCGTTCGTTCGGCCGGCTGGCCGCCGGTGTCGCGGGTGCGGCAGGTCTCGGGGCGCTCGGCGCCTGCGCGTCCCCGCGCGGGAAACCGTCCGCGAGCACCCCGCTGCGGATCATGGCGATCAACCACGTCTGGGCGCAGGCGATCCGGCGCAGTACCGAGGAGTTCGAGGACCGGATCGGCCGCCGGGTCTCGATCACGATGCTGACCGGCGACCAGCTCGCCAGCAGCTACAACGTGAAGCTCAACGCCTCCGGCACGGACGTCGACGTCATGATGGTCCGTGCCCTGCAGGAGCAGCTGGTCTTCGCGCACAACGGCTGGCTCGCCGATCTGACCGACCGTGTGGAGCAGGACAGGGACTTCGCCTGGGGCGATTTCCAGCCGGCACCGCGCAACGCGTCGGTGACCGCCGGAAAGGTGCTCAGCGTGCCGGTCGTCACCGAGCGCCCCACCCTGTACTACCGCAAGGACCTTGTCGAAGACCTCGGCGGACCGCCCAGGACACTCGAGGCGCTCATGGACGCGTCACTCGAACTCACGGACCGCGGGAAGAACTTCTTCGGCTACGTCGGACGCGGCCAGCGCAACGGCGCGGTCTCCCAGTGGTCGAGCTTCCTCTACTCCCACGGCGGGGACTTCCTCGTGGACGGCAGGTCCGCCATCGCGACCCCGCAGGCCCTCGCCGCGTACATGTTCTACGGAAAACTCCTCGCGAAGGCCGGGCCGCCGGGCGCGACCAACATGAACCTCGAGCAGGCCATGCCGATCTTCGCGCAGGGCAAGGCGGCCTTCTACATCGACGCCGACGCGATCTACAGCAGCTTCCTCGACCCGAAGATCTCGACGGTCCGCGAGAAGGTCGGCTTCGCCCCCTTCCCGGCCGGACCCGCCGGTGCCCGGCCCCACAACATCCCGTCCTGGAGCCTGGGCATCAGCACGTTCTCGCGGCTGCGGGACGAGTCCTGGGAGTTCATCCGCTGGGCATCGAGCCCTCGGATGGTCGCCGCGATCCAGGCCGACGGGATACCCGGCGCCCGCGCCTCCGCGTGGAACGACCCCAAGACCCTCGCCGCGTTCCCGCCGGAACTGGCCGAAACCATGCGCCTCAACGCGGAGCGCGGCATCGGCTACGACCGGCCCAGGGTCCTCCAGGTCAGCCGGGCCAGGGACATCATCGGCCGGCCACTGGTCGCCGGCATCCTCGGCGAGCCGGTCGAACCGGTCGTCCGTGACGCGAACGCGGAGTTCGCGGATTTCCTCGTCCGCGACAACCGCCACAGGGAGAACTGA
- a CDS encoding FadR/GntR family transcriptional regulator: MPTPDPSAHRGLLTERIARQLEHDIRSGDIAVGTKLPSERELAAQFGSSRNVVREVLRRLEAQHLIEVAPGRGSFVLEQSSGQARGYDALYRAGRPTVRQLIEARLPLEVETVRLATERASAEDIEIMRVAVNALESSTDVVVKAQADMEFHDAVATASGNPVLRIMLSSISGMMFEMMLRSNSDPSIAEPGVPHHPEIFSAIEARDVELACERMRAHLMLGLRTYGADLDIPVNVMAQHHIDALLAESEGRRGASRA, translated from the coding sequence ATGCCGACACCTGACCCTTCGGCCCACCGGGGCCTCCTCACCGAGCGCATCGCCCGCCAGCTGGAGCACGACATCCGGTCCGGGGACATCGCCGTCGGCACGAAGCTGCCCTCCGAGCGGGAGCTGGCCGCCCAGTTCGGCTCCAGCAGGAATGTCGTGCGCGAGGTGCTGCGGCGGCTGGAGGCCCAGCATCTGATCGAGGTGGCCCCCGGGCGGGGTTCCTTCGTGCTGGAGCAGAGTTCCGGACAGGCCCGGGGGTACGACGCCCTCTACCGGGCGGGCCGGCCGACCGTACGGCAGCTCATCGAGGCCCGGCTGCCGCTGGAGGTCGAGACGGTGCGCCTCGCCACGGAGCGGGCGAGTGCCGAGGACATCGAGATCATGCGGGTGGCGGTGAACGCGCTGGAGTCGTCGACCGATGTCGTCGTCAAGGCGCAGGCGGACATGGAGTTCCACGACGCCGTCGCGACCGCCAGTGGCAATCCCGTGCTGCGGATCATGCTGTCCTCGATCAGCGGGATGATGTTCGAGATGATGCTCCGCTCGAACTCCGATCCGTCGATCGCCGAGCCCGGAGTCCCGCACCACCCCGAGATCTTCTCGGCCATCGAGGCCCGCGACGTCGAGCTGGCCTGTGAGCGGATGCGGGCCCATCTCATGCTCGGTCTGCGTACCTACGGCGCGGATCTCGACATTCCGGTCAATGTCATGGCCCAGCACCACATCGACGCGCTGCTGGCCGAGTCGGAGGGGCGCCGGGGCGCGAGCCGGGCCTAG
- a CDS encoding LysR family transcriptional regulator, which produces MRYDLDDLRLFLGIMAEGSITGGARRMHLSLPSASARVRALEHNAGVALLIRGRRGVRPTPAGTTLARHARDVLAQTARLEGAVASYTRSPATPLTLYCGGSAIQGFVPQALVSFLRAHPDVDVRVFESRTPQTVRTLTDGGADLGIVIDDEEARDSGLTMRPLGDDSLVVIGQAGGILAGRTGLTYSEVAEHPLVGLDADSSLRRWIEKNLGPHAPVVRYRTTVAGLNILIALAAAGVGLAVVPRRAVDPGQALDVCELLEPWSRRLHLLAWGAKADTSPTGTATAALADHLGRAARPEVADHGDHAGGGMGKGA; this is translated from the coding sequence ATGCGCTACGACCTGGACGACCTACGGCTCTTCCTCGGCATCATGGCGGAGGGCTCGATCACGGGAGGCGCCCGCCGGATGCATCTGAGCCTGCCCTCGGCCAGTGCCAGGGTGCGCGCGCTGGAGCACAACGCGGGTGTGGCACTGCTGATCCGGGGCCGGCGCGGCGTACGGCCCACTCCGGCGGGGACCACACTGGCCCGCCACGCACGTGATGTGCTCGCCCAGACGGCGCGGCTAGAAGGCGCGGTCGCGAGCTACACCCGGTCCCCGGCCACGCCGCTGACCCTGTACTGCGGTGGCTCCGCCATCCAGGGATTCGTACCGCAGGCACTCGTCTCGTTCCTCCGCGCGCACCCGGACGTCGATGTCAGGGTCTTCGAGAGCCGCACCCCACAGACCGTACGGACGCTCACCGACGGCGGGGCGGATCTGGGGATCGTCATCGACGACGAGGAGGCCCGCGACAGCGGCCTGACCATGCGACCCCTCGGCGACGACTCCCTCGTCGTGATCGGCCAGGCCGGCGGGATCCTCGCCGGACGCACCGGACTGACGTACAGCGAGGTCGCCGAACACCCGCTCGTCGGGCTCGACGCCGATTCCTCGCTGCGACGCTGGATCGAGAAGAACCTCGGCCCGCACGCCCCGGTGGTGCGCTACCGCACCACGGTCGCGGGCCTCAACATCCTCATCGCCCTCGCCGCCGCCGGAGTCGGGCTCGCCGTCGTACCGCGCCGCGCCGTCGACCCCGGCCAGGCGCTCGACGTGTGCGAGCTGCTGGAGCCCTGGTCGCGCCGGCTCCACCTGCTGGCCTGGGGTGCCAAGGCGGACACCTCACCGACGGGTACGGCCACGGCGGCGCTCGCCGACCATCTGGGCCGGGCAGCACGCCCCGAGGTGGCCGACCACGGGGACCACGCCGGCGGGGGCATGGGAAAGGGCGCCTGA
- a CDS encoding sulfite exporter TauE/SafE family protein, with the protein MPEISLVLLVGVVAGTLNAVGGGGTFVALPALVATGLSPVTANASSTIALVPGALAGAWVYRRELAPVGGTSTSALTTTSVIGGALGAGLLLLLPSASFGAAVPWLLAFATVLLAFGRPVSRVLSTGSTGSGAATGTGGAVALSPRTVLVAQFLVAVYGGYFGGAVGIMMLAFWSIGLGLDTAAGNPMRIAQIAALNLSATALFLVASDALRTPAVLVAMLVGAVIGGFAGAHLARRLPARLLRGVILTVAVSMTVLYFLRG; encoded by the coding sequence GTGCCGGAGATATCGCTTGTCCTGCTGGTCGGCGTCGTCGCCGGAACGCTGAACGCCGTGGGCGGCGGGGGTACGTTCGTGGCGCTGCCCGCCCTGGTCGCGACCGGGCTGTCCCCGGTGACGGCGAACGCGTCGTCGACCATCGCGCTCGTGCCGGGGGCGCTGGCCGGCGCGTGGGTCTACCGGCGCGAACTGGCCCCGGTCGGGGGGACGTCCACGTCGGCGCTGACGACGACGAGCGTGATCGGCGGCGCGCTCGGTGCGGGTCTGCTGCTGCTACTGCCGTCGGCGTCGTTCGGCGCGGCGGTGCCGTGGCTGCTCGCTTTCGCCACGGTGCTCCTCGCTTTCGGCCGCCCCGTGTCCCGTGTCCTGAGCACCGGGAGCACCGGGAGCGGCGCGGCAACCGGGACGGGCGGTGCGGTCGCCCTGAGCCCGCGCACCGTCCTGGTCGCCCAGTTCCTCGTCGCGGTGTACGGCGGATACTTCGGCGGTGCCGTAGGCATCATGATGCTGGCCTTCTGGAGCATCGGCCTCGGTCTCGACACCGCGGCGGGCAACCCGATGCGGATCGCGCAGATCGCGGCCCTCAATCTGAGCGCGACCGCGCTGTTCCTCGTCGCGTCGGACGCGCTGCGCACCCCGGCCGTGCTCGTGGCCATGCTGGTCGGCGCGGTGATCGGGGGCTTCGCCGGCGCCCATCTCGCGCGCCGTCTCCCGGCCCGGCTGCTGCGCGGCGTCATCCTGACCGTCGCCGTCTCCATGACCGTCCTCTACTTCCTGCGAGGCTGA
- a CDS encoding VOC family protein, with translation MTDSSTQGIKTVLHPVSDLAKAKAVYAALLGVEPVADAPYYVGFDAAGQHIGLVPRGGPQDMASPVTYWHVADIEAKLAEVTAAGATVKEPAHDVGGGRLVATFTDPDGNVLGVLQDS, from the coding sequence ATGACCGACTCATCCACCCAGGGAATCAAGACCGTCCTGCACCCCGTGTCCGACCTGGCGAAGGCCAAGGCCGTGTATGCCGCCCTGCTGGGCGTGGAGCCGGTGGCCGACGCGCCCTACTACGTCGGTTTCGACGCGGCCGGCCAGCACATCGGGCTGGTGCCGCGCGGCGGGCCGCAGGACATGGCCTCTCCGGTGACCTACTGGCACGTCGCGGACATCGAGGCGAAGCTGGCCGAGGTGACCGCCGCGGGTGCCACGGTGAAGGAGCCCGCGCACGACGTGGGCGGCGGTCGCCTGGTGGCGACGTTCACCGACCCCGACGGCAATGTCCTCGGCGTGCTTCAGGACAGCTGA
- a CDS encoding glycerate kinase — MSYRIVIAPSGFKESLSAAQVAESIAEGVLRVIPDADIDLIPLVDGGEGTAEALALAGGGRLVPCTATGPVGRPVPTHFALLGESGPGPVTAVVEMAAVAGLSLVPAGLRDPGTTTTYGVGELIRAALDLGARRVLVGCGDSGTSDGGAGALQALGARLTDHHGRELAPGGAALGELVRVDTSGLDRRLAATELLVACNPFNVLCGAQGVARVFGPQKGAGPADVEVLSAALERWAAVLTRDLSPRIDLRTAPGTGASGGLGAGLAAVGARLLPRFDVLLDRLDLDARLARADLVITAEGALDHQTVRGKIPAEVASRAHAAGVPVFVLAGTIGPGAHMVRAIGVDAYSAILPAPMSLPEAIEGSREILADATERSLRIVALGTRLAVRAA; from the coding sequence ATGAGCTACCGCATCGTCATCGCCCCCAGCGGGTTCAAGGAGTCCCTCTCCGCGGCTCAGGTGGCCGAGTCCATCGCCGAAGGCGTCCTGCGGGTGATCCCCGACGCCGACATCGATCTGATCCCGCTGGTGGACGGGGGAGAGGGTACGGCGGAGGCGCTGGCCCTCGCCGGCGGCGGCCGGCTGGTGCCGTGCACCGCGACCGGCCCGGTCGGTCGGCCCGTCCCCACCCACTTCGCGCTGCTCGGCGAGAGCGGGCCCGGACCCGTCACCGCCGTCGTGGAGATGGCAGCGGTCGCCGGTCTCTCCCTCGTACCCGCCGGTCTGCGCGATCCGGGCACTACCACCACGTACGGCGTGGGCGAGCTGATCCGCGCCGCCCTGGACCTGGGGGCCCGGCGTGTGCTCGTGGGCTGCGGGGACTCCGGCACGTCGGACGGCGGCGCGGGAGCGCTCCAGGCGCTGGGCGCCCGGCTGACGGACCACCACGGCCGCGAACTCGCGCCCGGCGGCGCGGCGCTCGGGGAACTGGTCCGCGTCGACACGTCGGGACTCGACCGGCGCCTCGCCGCCACGGAACTCCTCGTGGCGTGCAACCCCTTCAACGTGCTGTGCGGCGCGCAGGGCGTGGCGCGCGTGTTCGGACCGCAGAAAGGCGCCGGCCCGGCCGATGTGGAGGTGCTGTCGGCGGCCCTGGAGCGCTGGGCGGCCGTCCTCACCCGGGATCTGTCACCGCGGATCGATCTGCGGACGGCGCCCGGCACCGGTGCCTCGGGCGGACTGGGAGCCGGACTGGCGGCGGTGGGGGCGCGGCTCCTGCCCCGCTTCGACGTACTGCTCGACCGTCTCGACCTGGACGCCAGGCTGGCGCGGGCCGATCTGGTGATCACGGCGGAGGGTGCGCTGGACCACCAGACCGTACGCGGCAAGATCCCCGCCGAGGTCGCGAGCAGGGCCCACGCCGCCGGAGTCCCGGTGTTCGTCCTCGCGGGCACGATCGGGCCGGGCGCGCACATGGTGCGGGCGATCGGCGTCGACGCGTACAGCGCGATCCTGCCGGCCCCGATGTCGCTGCCCGAAGCCATCGAGGGGAGCAGGGAGATCCTCGCCGACGCCACGGAACGCTCCCTGCGGATCGTGGCGTTGGGCACCCGGCTGGCCGTGCGCGCGGCGTGA
- a CDS encoding SLC13 family permease has product MPLTLRQTTGLGAVLGLCALLALPGGLSGLGGDARLTLVVFILATYTWIATSVDDTYVALGAGLALTATGVISSETLFATLGDETVWLLICAFVLAAAVTKTGLAGRAAAFLVGGAGTVRQLVHLTTAGLVVTAFAVPATSGRAALALPVFLALAKALADRTRLVVMLALLFPTVILLSAVATLIGAGAHLITVGVLWEQTGEELSFVTWLILGLPLAVVSSHLAAELVLLTTTRRADRTGPVRITTKEIQEHSHSPVEGPLTPPEARCLLLLGTVVLLWCSEPLHGVSPALVALIGAVVAASPALGTVGLKDGLRTVPWPLLLFMAATMAMGIALSESGAADWLVGWVPGGPSTPPWMFLAGVVVISTAAHLALQSRSARSSVLVPLVVAAAMAAGVNPVAAAFASTAAAGFCHTLPASAKPVALFADLPGTPTYTPRDLLRLSAVLAPLTAALVLLFALAVWPLLGVPVHLETQP; this is encoded by the coding sequence GTGCCCCTCACTCTCCGACAGACCACCGGCCTCGGCGCCGTTCTCGGTCTCTGCGCCCTGCTCGCCCTGCCCGGCGGCCTCTCCGGCCTCGGCGGCGACGCGCGGCTCACGCTCGTCGTCTTCATCCTCGCCACGTACACCTGGATCGCCACCTCGGTGGACGACACCTATGTCGCGCTCGGCGCCGGACTCGCGCTCACGGCGACCGGGGTGATCAGCAGCGAGACGCTTTTCGCCACCCTCGGTGACGAGACGGTGTGGCTGCTGATCTGCGCGTTCGTCCTGGCCGCCGCCGTCACCAAGACCGGACTCGCGGGCCGCGCCGCCGCGTTCCTGGTCGGCGGGGCAGGCACCGTACGGCAGTTGGTGCATCTGACCACCGCCGGGCTGGTCGTCACCGCCTTCGCCGTGCCCGCGACCTCCGGCCGCGCCGCCCTCGCCCTGCCGGTCTTCCTGGCTCTGGCGAAGGCGCTCGCCGACAGGACCCGCCTGGTGGTGATGCTGGCGCTCCTCTTCCCGACGGTGATCCTGCTCTCCGCCGTCGCCACGCTGATCGGCGCCGGCGCCCATCTGATCACCGTCGGTGTGCTGTGGGAGCAGACGGGCGAGGAGCTGAGCTTCGTCACTTGGCTGATCCTCGGGCTGCCGCTCGCCGTGGTCTCCTCCCATCTGGCCGCCGAACTCGTGCTCCTGACGACGACCCGCCGGGCCGACCGGACCGGGCCCGTCCGGATCACCACCAAGGAGATCCAGGAACACTCGCACTCCCCGGTGGAAGGGCCGCTCACCCCGCCGGAGGCGCGATGTCTCCTCCTGCTCGGCACCGTCGTGCTGCTGTGGTGCAGCGAGCCGCTGCACGGGGTGTCGCCCGCGCTGGTCGCACTCATCGGCGCCGTCGTCGCGGCGTCTCCGGCGCTGGGCACCGTCGGCCTGAAGGACGGTCTGCGGACGGTGCCCTGGCCGCTGCTCCTGTTCATGGCCGCCACCATGGCGATGGGCATAGCGCTCTCCGAATCGGGGGCGGCCGACTGGCTCGTGGGCTGGGTGCCCGGCGGTCCGTCGACGCCGCCGTGGATGTTCCTCGCCGGGGTGGTCGTGATCAGTACGGCGGCCCACCTGGCGCTCCAGTCCCGTTCCGCCAGGTCCTCCGTACTGGTCCCGCTCGTGGTCGCCGCGGCGATGGCCGCCGGCGTCAACCCGGTCGCCGCCGCGTTCGCCTCGACCGCCGCCGCCGGTTTCTGTCACACGCTGCCCGCCTCCGCCAAGCCCGTCGCGCTCTTCGCGGACCTGCCGGGCACACCCACGTACACCCCGCGCGATCTGCTGCGGCTCTCCGCCGTGCTCGCGCCCCTCACCGCGGCCCTCGTGCTGCTCTTCGCCCTCGCCGTCTGGCCACTGCTCGGCGTGCCCGTCCACCTGGAGACCCAGCCATGA
- a CDS encoding response regulator transcription factor: MNRILIAEDEARIASFVEKGLRANGFTTVVADDGDSALHHAVSGGFDLVLLDIGLPGRDGFTVLREMREARVTLPVIVLTARDSVRDTVAGLEGGADDWMTKPFRFEELLARVRLRLRTAARAPEVTMLRSGSLSLDLRTRRARADERTVDLTAREFVLLEMFLRHPGQVLSREQILSHVWGYDFDPGSNIVDVYVRALRRKLGAERLETIRGMGYRMP; the protein is encoded by the coding sequence ATGAATCGCATTCTGATCGCCGAGGACGAGGCGCGGATCGCCTCCTTCGTGGAGAAGGGGCTCCGGGCCAACGGCTTCACCACCGTCGTCGCCGACGACGGCGACTCGGCACTGCACCACGCCGTGTCCGGCGGATTCGACCTGGTGCTTCTCGACATCGGCCTGCCGGGACGGGACGGATTCACCGTCCTGCGGGAGATGCGCGAGGCCCGCGTCACGCTGCCCGTCATCGTGCTGACGGCCAGGGACTCCGTACGCGACACCGTGGCCGGACTCGAAGGCGGCGCCGACGACTGGATGACGAAGCCCTTCCGATTCGAGGAACTGCTGGCCAGGGTCCGGCTGCGGTTGCGCACGGCGGCGCGGGCACCGGAGGTCACCATGCTGCGCAGCGGCAGCCTCAGCCTCGACCTGAGGACACGGCGGGCGCGGGCCGACGAGCGGACGGTGGATCTGACGGCCCGTGAGTTCGTGCTGCTGGAGATGTTCCTGCGCCACCCCGGCCAGGTGCTGTCGCGCGAACAGATCCTGTCCCACGTCTGGGGCTACGACTTCGACCCCGGCTCCAACATCGTGGACGTCTATGTCCGGGCCCTGCGGCGGAAGTTGGGCGCCGAGCGACTGGAGACGATTCGGGGCATGGGCTACCGCATGCCCTGA
- a CDS encoding sensor histidine kinase → MTVDVPRISARVRILLWLLVVMTIALGAVAVTVRSILHRDVEHRISQLLSQETGEFANFVDQGVDPDTGRSFGDPRRLLQTFLQRQYADPDEELLGLPRSSTNGRDVIRQRRDFPDHTALWRDDRALSRIVTSKDSSGTLHRPQGELRWAKVTIRPLGDDPPGAFVVAFHADRERAVADKTFWTLIVLSGMALVLVSGIGWAVAGHILAPVRVVRKTAAELTERDLTRRIPVEGRDDIAALAETFNGMLDRLEQAFAAQRVFVDDAGHELRTPITIVRGHLELMGDDPADREETIRLVTDELDRMSRIVEDLLLLAKAERPDFVRPEPVQLAELTADVFVKVRTLGEREWLLDGVADREAPLDPQRITQAMVQLAQNAVQHTVPGQRIRVGSQAYGDRIELYVADSGPGIPPQDAEVIFERFRRGTARRGARTSGAGLGLAIVKAIAEGHHGRVELRRTDGGGATFVLILETGS, encoded by the coding sequence ATGACGGTTGACGTTCCGAGGATCTCCGCCCGGGTGCGGATCCTGCTCTGGCTGCTCGTGGTGATGACCATCGCCCTGGGGGCAGTGGCCGTCACCGTACGCTCGATCCTCCACCGGGACGTGGAGCACCGCATAAGCCAGTTGCTGTCACAGGAGACCGGCGAGTTCGCCAACTTCGTGGACCAGGGCGTCGACCCGGACACCGGCCGCAGTTTCGGGGACCCGCGCAGACTGCTCCAGACCTTTCTGCAACGGCAGTACGCCGACCCCGACGAGGAACTGCTGGGCCTGCCCCGCTCCTCCACCAACGGCCGCGACGTCATCCGGCAGCGCCGTGACTTCCCCGACCACACAGCCCTGTGGCGCGACGACCGGGCGCTGTCCCGGATCGTCACCTCCAAGGACTCCTCCGGCACCCTGCACCGTCCGCAGGGAGAGCTGCGCTGGGCCAAGGTCACCATCCGGCCGCTGGGCGACGATCCTCCCGGCGCCTTCGTCGTCGCCTTCCACGCGGACCGTGAACGGGCCGTCGCCGACAAGACGTTCTGGACACTGATCGTCCTGTCGGGCATGGCGCTGGTGCTGGTGAGCGGCATCGGCTGGGCCGTCGCCGGCCACATCCTGGCGCCCGTCCGCGTCGTAAGGAAAACGGCCGCGGAGCTGACCGAGCGGGATCTCACCCGCCGTATCCCCGTGGAGGGGCGGGACGACATCGCGGCGCTCGCCGAGACGTTCAACGGCATGCTCGACCGGCTGGAGCAGGCGTTCGCCGCGCAGCGGGTGTTCGTCGACGACGCCGGACACGAACTGCGCACCCCCATCACGATCGTGCGCGGGCATCTGGAACTCATGGGCGACGACCCGGCCGACCGCGAGGAGACGATACGTCTGGTCACGGACGAACTCGACCGGATGAGCCGTATCGTCGAGGACCTGCTCCTGCTCGCCAAGGCCGAGCGGCCCGACTTCGTACGGCCGGAACCGGTCCAGCTCGCGGAGCTGACCGCGGACGTCTTCGTCAAGGTGCGGACGCTGGGGGAGCGGGAGTGGCTGCTCGACGGGGTCGCCGACCGCGAGGCACCGCTGGACCCGCAGCGGATCACCCAGGCGATGGTCCAGCTCGCGCAGAACGCCGTCCAGCACACGGTGCCCGGCCAGCGCATACGCGTCGGCTCGCAGGCGTACGGCGACCGGATCGAGCTGTACGTCGCCGACAGCGGCCCCGGAATTCCGCCGCAGGACGCCGAGGTGATCTTCGAGAGATTCCGGCGCGGCACCGCCCGCCGGGGCGCCCGCACCAGTGGCGCCGGACTCGGACTGGCCATCGTCAAGGCGATCGCGGAAGGCCACCACGGCCGGGTCGAACTGCGCCGTACCGACGGCGGCGGCGCCACCTTCGTACTCATCCTGGAGACGGGCTCATGA
- a CDS encoding small hydrophilic protein, translated as MAFSPRLAALAAVVAVPLGIAATSYAMTDSPEAPKVPPGVQLDSSPGDTRSGTPDDRRSTGPAASPTGTPTGPPTGSPGGTPGDAVVPGPSAADGDDDDDDDFGDDG; from the coding sequence ATGGCCTTCTCACCTCGTCTGGCGGCCCTGGCGGCCGTCGTCGCCGTCCCGCTCGGCATCGCAGCGACCAGTTACGCTATGACCGACAGTCCCGAGGCGCCCAAGGTGCCCCCCGGAGTACAGCTCGACAGCTCGCCGGGCGATACGCGGAGCGGCACACCGGACGACCGACGGAGCACCGGACCCGCGGCCTCGCCCACCGGCACGCCGACGGGCCCGCCCACCGGTTCGCCCGGCGGGACACCTGGCGACGCCGTCGTACCGGGTCCGTCGGCCGCCGACGGTGACGACGACGATGACGACGACTTCGGTGATGACGGTTGA